The following nucleotide sequence is from Bacteroidota bacterium.
TTGCAAACTCCTCCAGCCAAGGCTTCAGCCATTATTTTTGAGGGGAGAGTTGTTTTTTTGCCATCGCACCCATGCAAATTTGTTATTTTGCAGCTAATTTGAGAATTGGATTAAAAAGAAATGAAATTTAACGAAGACTCAAGGGTTAAAATCCCTACCATATTACACCTGATTCGATTGGGATATGAATACCTTTCATTGTCCGGTCAGACTTGGGATGAGTCGACCAATATTTTCACGGATATTTTCAAAGCCAGCGTAAAACACCTAAATCCACAACTTTCAGAATCCGACATACACAGAGAATACGATGAATTATCACTGACACTGGAAAATGAGGATTTAGGAAAAGCTTTCTACGAAAAAATATCTAATAAATCGAAAACCAGACTGATTGATTTCGAGGATTTCAGCAACAATAAATTTCACGTTGTAACGGAGCTTACTTACAAAAAGGATGAGGAAGAATTCCGACCCGACATTATTCTATTGATTAATGGGATGCCTTTAGCATTCGTTGAAGTAAAAAAGCCAAATAACAGAGACGGTATAATTGCAGAACACAAACGGATTCAAACCCGATTCGGAAATAAGAAGTTTCGCAAGTTTGTGAACCTCACTCAAATCATGGTATTCTCTAATAATATGGAATACGATGACAGCACTCCTGAACCAATTGAAGGTGCTTTTTATGCAACTGCTTCTTATGACAAACCTCCTTTTAACTATTTTAGGGAAGAAGAAAAGTTCGATTTAGATACTTTGCTAAAGCCGATTGACGATGAAACTGAAACAGTGGTTCTAAAAGACAACAACCTGTTGAGTATTAAAAACTCAAAGGAGTTCCTCATCAATAAAAACCCCAATACACCTACAAATCGAATTTGCACTTCTTTATTCCAGAAAGAAAGACTGGCTTTTCTTTTACAGTATGCAATTGCCTATGTAAAGGAATCAAAGGGCCTGGAAAAACACATCATGCGTTATCCTCAGATTTTTGCGACCAAGGCAATTGAAAACAAGCTGAACAACAACGTAAAAAAGGGTATTATTTGGCATACACAAGGCAGTGGAAAAACGGCTTTAGCCTATTACAACGTTAAACACTTAACCGATTATTACCAAAAGCAGGGCATTGTTCCTAAATTTTATTTCATTGTCGACCGCATCGACCTTTTAATACAAGCTGCCAAAGAGTTTAAAGCACGCGGATTGGTGGTACACGAAATCGATTCGCGCGATGCTTTTGCAAAGGACATCAAAGCAACAACAGTAATTCACAATCATTCAGGAAAAGCCGAAATTACCGTTGTAAACATCCAAAAATTTGAGGACGACCCAAATGTTATTCCTAATACCGATTATCAGTTAAACATACAACGGGTATTCTTTTTAGATGAAGTTCATCGTAGCTATAATCCAAAGGGAAGCTTTTTGGCAAATCTGGAACAGGCTGATAAGGGCTCTGTAAAAATCGGATTGACTGGCACTCCGCTTCTAGGTTCAGAATATAATTCAAAAACTCTTTTCGGCGATTATATTCACAAGTATTATTACAATGCTTCAATTAAAGACGGATATACTTTACGCCTCATTCGCGAAGAGATTGAAACAACGTACAAACTCACTTTACAGGAAGCCTTAAAAGAAATTGAAATTCTTAAAGGCAATGCTGATAGAACTACAGTATATGCCCATTACAAGTTTGTGGAGCCAATGCTCGATTACATCATTAAGGATTTTGAAAAAGCCCGTATTATCATGAACGACAATTCCATTGGCGGTATGGTGGTATGTGATTCTGCTCCTCAGGCAAAAATGATGTACAAGATTTTTCAGGATAAATATGCCAACAAAACCGACGATATTTTATTACAGGCTGCCGAACCCGAAGAAAGCTATGGCGAAAAGCAAAAACGAAAAAGTAAAGTAACAAGCGCTGTTCTTATTTTACATGACGAAGGAACCAAACAGGAACGCAAAGACCTGATAGACGATTTCAAAGACGGAAAAATCGATTTTCTTTTTGTGTTTAACATGCTCCTTACCGGTTTCGATGCTAAACGTTTGAAGAAATTATACATTGGCCGTGTAATTAGAGCGCACAACTTATTGCAAACCCTAACCCGTGTTAACCGCAGGTATAAGAATTTCCTTTACGGTTATGTAGTGGATTTTGCCGACATTCAAAAAGAGTTCGATAAAACCAATCGTGATTACTTTAATGAACTTCAAGCCGAGTTGGGCGATGAAATGGAACATTATTCCAACCTCTTTAAATCGGCTGAAGAAATTGAAGCTGAAATTCAGGAAATAAAAGAAGTATTATTCCATTTCGACACCGAGAATGCAGAGGTTTTCTCTCAGCAAATAAGCGAGATTAACGACCGTGCTGTAATGCTGAAAATTACCAAAGTGCTGAACAATGCAAAGGCACTTTACAATATCATTCGACTTTCGGGCAATTTTGAATTACTCGACAAGCTCGATTTTAAAATGCTCAACATTCTTTCGCGCGATGCAAACAACCGTTTAGCCCTTATCAACACAAAAGAGCGATTGGAGAATAGTGTAGATACTACCAATTTGCTGAACGTAGCCTTGGAAGATGTAATTTTTGCATTTACCAAGGTGAAAGAGGAAGAAATGGTTATTGCTGATAAGTTAAAAGATACCTTACAGAAAACCCGTGAAGCATTGGGCGGTAATTTCGACCAGAAAGACCCTGAATTTATTTCGTTAAAAGAAGAACTGGAACGCTTATTTAAAAAGAAAAACCTGAACGAAGTTACCAAAGAGGAAATGGAAGCCAACATTGCCGCTTTGGAAATTATATACAACAAAGCCCGCGAATTGGAACGCAAAAATCAGTTACTTCGCGCCAAGTATAAAAACGATGAAAAATATGCCCGTTTGCATAAGCGATTAATGGAGAAAGACCCTTTAACCGATAGCGAAGCAAAACTGTTTGAAGCCTTACAAAGTTTGAAACAGGAAGTAGATAACCAGATACAGCTAAATGCAAAAATGTTGGAAAACGAA
It contains:
- a CDS encoding type I restriction endonuclease subunit R — translated: MKFNEDSRVKIPTILHLIRLGYEYLSLSGQTWDESTNIFTDIFKASVKHLNPQLSESDIHREYDELSLTLENEDLGKAFYEKISNKSKTRLIDFEDFSNNKFHVVTELTYKKDEEEFRPDIILLINGMPLAFVEVKKPNNRDGIIAEHKRIQTRFGNKKFRKFVNLTQIMVFSNNMEYDDSTPEPIEGAFYATASYDKPPFNYFREEEKFDLDTLLKPIDDETETVVLKDNNLLSIKNSKEFLINKNPNTPTNRICTSLFQKERLAFLLQYAIAYVKESKGLEKHIMRYPQIFATKAIENKLNNNVKKGIIWHTQGSGKTALAYYNVKHLTDYYQKQGIVPKFYFIVDRIDLLIQAAKEFKARGLVVHEIDSRDAFAKDIKATTVIHNHSGKAEITVVNIQKFEDDPNVIPNTDYQLNIQRVFFLDEVHRSYNPKGSFLANLEQADKGSVKIGLTGTPLLGSEYNSKTLFGDYIHKYYYNASIKDGYTLRLIREEIETTYKLTLQEALKEIEILKGNADRTTVYAHYKFVEPMLDYIIKDFEKARIIMNDNSIGGMVVCDSAPQAKMMYKIFQDKYANKTDDILLQAAEPEESYGEKQKRKSKVTSAVLILHDEGTKQERKDLIDDFKDGKIDFLFVFNMLLTGFDAKRLKKLYIGRVIRAHNLLQTLTRVNRRYKNFLYGYVVDFADIQKEFDKTNRDYFNELQAELGDEMEHYSNLFKSAEEIEAEIQEIKEVLFHFDTENAEVFSQQISEINDRAVMLKITKVLNNAKALYNIIRLSGNFELLDKLDFKMLNILSRDANNRLALINTKERLENSVDTTNLLNVALEDVIFAFTKVKEEEMVIADKLKDTLQKTREALGGNFDQKDPEFISLKEELERLFKKKNLNEVTKEEMEANIAALEIIYNKARELERKNQLLRAKYKNDEKYARLHKRLMEKDPLTDSEAKLFEALQSLKQEVDNQIQLNAKMLENESFVEKMILRLVIEQLKNKYHLPLDANRSKLINAMVVKEYMNEFYGRTA